A stretch of Synechococcus sp. WH 8020 DNA encodes these proteins:
- a CDS encoding DNA polymerase III subunit delta', translating into MSNVVLEEQDLFADLVGQPLAVTLLKSALKQERLAPAYIFAGPEGVGRRLAVLRFLEGVISEGHCNQRHRRRLAERNHPDLLWVEPSYSHQGRLISRSEAEEVGVSRRTPPLVRLDQIRDISRFLSRQPLESSRGLVVLEEPEAMAEAAANALLKTLEEPGHGVLILLSAAPERLLPTIRSRCQLIRLIQLSAEDMQLVLQRLPAEVDQEAVKQGLAQPELVAMAGGSPGALLDHVRQWSRVSPDLIGRLHALPTQPIEALGLARDLTEALDGEQQLWLINWLQQHLWREQQNEQVLRKLEKLRVQLLSFVQPRLAWEVTFLDLMGL; encoded by the coding sequence ATGAGCAACGTAGTGCTTGAAGAGCAAGATCTGTTTGCTGATCTGGTGGGCCAGCCTCTTGCTGTGACCCTTTTAAAGTCAGCCCTGAAACAGGAGCGTCTCGCTCCTGCTTATATCTTCGCTGGTCCAGAAGGTGTTGGCCGTCGCCTTGCTGTGCTGCGCTTCCTCGAGGGCGTGATCAGTGAAGGCCATTGCAATCAACGGCACCGGCGTCGCTTGGCAGAACGCAACCACCCTGATCTCCTCTGGGTGGAACCCAGCTACAGCCACCAGGGGCGTTTGATCTCTCGCTCTGAAGCTGAAGAGGTAGGCGTGAGTCGACGAACCCCTCCCCTTGTGAGGTTGGATCAGATTCGAGACATCAGCCGTTTTCTGTCACGTCAACCGCTGGAGTCGTCGCGTGGTCTTGTTGTGCTCGAGGAGCCGGAAGCGATGGCGGAGGCTGCCGCCAATGCTCTGCTCAAAACGCTTGAGGAACCGGGCCATGGAGTGTTGATCTTGTTGTCGGCGGCTCCCGAGCGCTTGCTTCCCACGATTCGTTCACGCTGTCAGCTGATTCGATTGATCCAGCTCAGTGCGGAAGATATGCAGCTAGTTCTCCAACGTTTGCCCGCTGAGGTCGATCAAGAGGCTGTAAAGCAAGGACTGGCCCAGCCTGAATTGGTTGCAATGGCTGGTGGCTCTCCAGGGGCGTTATTGGACCATGTCAGGCAGTGGTCACGTGTTTCACCGGATCTGATAGGACGTTTGCACGCCTTGCCAACCCAGCCGATTGAGGCCCTGGGGCTCGCGCGTGATCTCACTGAGGCTCTCGACGGCGAGCAACAGCTTTGGCTGATCAATTGGCTGCAGCAGCACCTTTGGAGGGAACAACAAAATGAGCAGGTTCTACGAAAACTCGAGAAGCTACGCGTTCAATTGCTTTCATTTGTGCAACCCAGGTTGGCCTGGGAAGTCACATTTCTCGATTTGATGGGGCTTTGA
- the tmk gene encoding dTMP kinase — translation MVRRKGRLLVLEGIDGCGKTTQLQQLSSWLPKSGLMPDESQLVVTREPGGTALGASLRQLLLHPPRDADPGPTAELLMYAADRAQHVDRVIQPALERGDWVLSDRFTGSTMAYQGYGRGLDRELITDLERIATRGLSPDMTVWLDIPLALSVQRRGSREEDRIEAEGLAFLERVSKGFTAMAQARGWVSVVADRPLLEVAEAIQTALLTRAAAWQR, via the coding sequence ATGGTCAGGCGGAAGGGGCGACTGCTGGTGCTGGAGGGCATCGATGGTTGCGGCAAAACGACTCAGCTTCAGCAGCTGTCCAGTTGGCTTCCCAAGAGCGGACTGATGCCCGATGAATCTCAGCTGGTTGTGACCCGAGAACCAGGGGGAACGGCCCTGGGGGCAAGCCTTCGTCAGCTTTTGCTCCATCCCCCTCGAGATGCTGACCCTGGGCCTACCGCAGAATTGCTGATGTATGCAGCGGATCGCGCCCAACACGTTGACCGAGTCATTCAGCCCGCCTTAGAGCGGGGTGATTGGGTACTCAGTGATCGCTTCACGGGATCGACGATGGCTTACCAGGGATACGGACGAGGTCTCGATCGGGAGCTCATCACTGATCTCGAGCGAATTGCCACACGAGGTCTCAGCCCCGACATGACGGTTTGGCTGGATATCCCTTTGGCCTTGAGTGTTCAGCGACGCGGAAGTCGTGAGGAAGACCGAATCGAAGCGGAAGGACTTGCTTTCTTAGAGCGTGTTTCCAAGGGCTTTACTGCCATGGCTCAGGCGCGTGGCTGGGTGTCGGTTGTGGCCGACCGTCCGCTTTTGGAGGTTGCGGAGGCGATTCAAACCGCCTTGCTGACCCGAGCTGCGGCTTGGCAGCGATGA
- a CDS encoding heavy metal translocating P-type ATPase, with the protein MRSAVVTNSANATKSPPTMLLDVEGMKCGGCVRSVERTLLDQPGVCEASVNLVTRSAWLRFENGAVADLDGVVEALTARGFSAHPREINTFGAAVEADRSWGWWKQWRQLIVALVLLVLSVVGHLAEAGTVHVPTLGSLPFHAGLATVALAGPGRPILIAGWRSARMGVPTMDTLVSLGVGSAYLASLVALVWPQVGWPCFFNEPVMLLGFVLLGRFLEERARHRTGRALQDLAALQPDVARLLMDDGAIREVSVSALRPGEKIQLLAGDRVPVDGIVREGHSAVDLSSLTGEPLPLDASPGAELSSGSLNLEATLMMEVQRIGRETALARIIDLVEQAQARKAPIQGLADRVAGQFCYAVVSFAVLTFLFWWQVGCRLWPQVLDVPVALMDHGHAHGLHGSLGAGAETPLGLALQLSIAVLVVACPCALGLATPTVITVSSGLAAKQGWLFRGGDVIELAASVQRMVFDKTGTLTLGRPLVDSVLASEDPPQTLQLAASLEQTSRHPLAHALLQEAQRLQLPLLGVESSRTTPGAGMEGRLQGVDGLVRVGSLEWLRDQGVSWTEQQQETLDSVVQRGQSLVAVALAENPLGLVTVDDRLRPDASLAIQRLRDQGQSVAMLSGDRRQTVERVGRELGFADADLAWQLLPHQKLERLELLREQGSVAMVGDGINDAPALAAADLGIAVGTGTQIAQDTADLVLLGDRLEAVPEALCLARRTMAKIRQNLIWAFGYNLIALPIAAGVLLPGFGLLLSPPLAALLMAFSSVSVVLNALSLRLR; encoded by the coding sequence ATGCGTTCTGCAGTTGTGACAAATTCCGCTAACGCCACAAAGTCACCTCCCACGATGCTCTTAGACGTGGAGGGAATGAAGTGTGGCGGTTGCGTTCGTTCGGTTGAGCGCACGCTTCTTGATCAACCTGGGGTCTGCGAAGCCAGCGTGAATCTTGTCACTCGCAGCGCTTGGCTTCGCTTTGAAAACGGTGCTGTTGCTGATCTTGATGGAGTGGTTGAGGCCTTAACGGCCAGGGGTTTCAGTGCCCATCCTCGCGAGATCAATACCTTTGGTGCAGCGGTTGAGGCTGATCGCAGTTGGGGTTGGTGGAAGCAGTGGCGTCAGTTGATCGTTGCTCTTGTTTTGCTCGTGTTGTCGGTGGTGGGTCATCTGGCTGAAGCCGGAACCGTCCACGTTCCAACCCTTGGTTCGCTTCCTTTTCACGCTGGCTTGGCCACCGTTGCTTTGGCAGGGCCGGGAAGGCCCATTCTGATTGCCGGATGGCGCTCAGCTCGAATGGGTGTGCCAACGATGGACACCCTGGTCAGCCTTGGTGTTGGAAGTGCCTATTTGGCCAGCTTGGTGGCTTTGGTTTGGCCTCAGGTGGGTTGGCCCTGCTTCTTTAACGAGCCAGTCATGCTCTTGGGCTTTGTGTTGCTGGGTCGTTTCCTAGAAGAGAGGGCTCGCCATCGCACGGGCCGTGCTCTACAGGACCTAGCGGCTCTCCAGCCCGATGTTGCTCGATTGTTGATGGACGATGGCGCGATTCGGGAGGTGTCTGTTTCGGCGCTGCGACCAGGGGAAAAGATCCAGCTTTTGGCCGGCGATCGTGTTCCAGTGGATGGAATCGTGCGTGAGGGGCATTCGGCCGTGGATCTCTCCAGCCTGACTGGGGAACCTTTACCTCTGGATGCCTCTCCAGGCGCTGAGCTCAGTTCCGGCAGCCTCAACCTGGAGGCCACCTTGATGATGGAGGTGCAGCGGATTGGTCGTGAAACCGCTCTGGCGCGCATCATTGATTTGGTGGAGCAAGCCCAGGCAAGAAAGGCGCCGATTCAGGGCCTTGCCGATCGAGTGGCCGGTCAGTTTTGTTACGCGGTGGTGAGTTTTGCCGTTCTCACGTTTTTGTTTTGGTGGCAGGTCGGGTGTCGTCTCTGGCCTCAAGTTCTTGATGTTCCTGTCGCGTTGATGGATCACGGCCATGCCCATGGCCTTCATGGGTCTCTTGGAGCGGGAGCTGAGACGCCACTTGGTCTCGCGCTCCAACTCTCCATTGCCGTGCTGGTGGTTGCTTGCCCTTGCGCTCTCGGGTTGGCCACTCCCACTGTGATCACCGTCTCTTCAGGCTTGGCAGCGAAGCAGGGCTGGTTGTTTCGAGGTGGGGATGTGATCGAGTTGGCAGCTTCTGTGCAGCGCATGGTGTTCGATAAAACAGGCACGCTCACGCTTGGGCGGCCCCTGGTGGATTCCGTGTTGGCCAGCGAGGATCCCCCTCAAACGCTGCAATTGGCGGCCAGTCTTGAGCAGACAAGCCGTCATCCACTGGCTCATGCGCTGTTGCAAGAGGCGCAACGGCTTCAGTTGCCTCTCCTAGGAGTTGAGTCCAGCCGCACCACGCCTGGTGCGGGGATGGAAGGTCGTTTGCAAGGAGTGGATGGTCTGGTGCGCGTTGGCTCCCTGGAATGGCTGCGTGATCAAGGGGTCTCCTGGACAGAGCAACAGCAAGAAACACTCGATTCGGTTGTTCAGCGTGGGCAGTCGTTAGTGGCTGTTGCTTTGGCTGAGAATCCACTGGGTCTCGTCACCGTCGACGATCGACTTCGCCCGGACGCATCGCTCGCCATCCAGCGCTTGCGAGACCAGGGTCAGTCCGTCGCCATGTTGAGTGGGGATCGTCGTCAGACCGTTGAAAGGGTGGGACGAGAGCTTGGTTTCGCCGACGCTGATCTGGCTTGGCAGCTCTTGCCGCATCAGAAACTTGAACGGCTTGAGCTTTTGCGCGAGCAGGGATCTGTGGCGATGGTGGGTGACGGCATCAACGATGCCCCCGCCTTGGCGGCAGCCGACCTTGGCATCGCAGTGGGCACGGGAACCCAGATCGCACAGGACACGGCTGACCTTGTGCTGCTCGGGGACAGGCTTGAGGCGGTGCCTGAGGCGCTTTGCTTGGCCAGGCGAACGATGGCCAAGATCCGTCAGAACTTGATTTGGGCTTTTGGATACAACCTCATCGCTTTGCCGATTGCGGCTGGTGTGTTGTTGCCTGGCTTTGGCCTCTTGTTATCCCCACCTCTTGCAGCTTTACTCATGGCATTTAGCTCGGTGTCTGTGGTCCTGAATGCCCTCAGCTTGCGGCTTCGCTAA
- a CDS encoding photosystem I assembly protein Ycf3, whose translation MADLIVKLLPINARSKEAYVYYRDGLSAQNDGDYAEALENYEESLKLEENPIDRGETLKNIAIIYMSNGEEERALETYQKALEENPKQPSCLKNMGLIFEKRGRTAEEEGRRDDADGWFDQAANVWTQAVRLNPGGYLEIENWLKSTGRSNVDVYF comes from the coding sequence ATGGCAGATCTGATCGTGAAGCTGCTGCCGATTAATGCCCGTTCCAAAGAAGCTTATGTGTATTACCGCGACGGGCTCTCCGCCCAGAACGACGGTGATTACGCCGAAGCCTTGGAAAACTACGAGGAAAGCCTGAAGCTTGAGGAGAACCCGATCGACAGGGGGGAGACCCTCAAAAATATCGCCATCATCTATATGAGCAATGGTGAGGAAGAGCGAGCGCTGGAGACCTACCAAAAGGCATTGGAGGAGAACCCCAAGCAACCGTCATGCCTGAAAAACATGGGCCTGATTTTTGAAAAACGCGGTCGCACTGCTGAAGAAGAGGGACGTCGTGATGATGCCGATGGCTGGTTTGATCAAGCAGCAAACGTTTGGACCCAAGCCGTGAGGCTGAATCCAGGTGGTTACCTCGAAATTGAAAACTGGCTGAAATCAACCGGCCGCAGCAATGTGGACGTGTACTTCTGA
- the radA gene encoding DNA repair protein RadA has translation MSRPASIFVCQSCGAQTRQFFGRCSSCGSWNSLVEQTAPKHDGRRRRAPAEAAKAPVARRSTAMADLGDRPIQRLESGYPELDRVLGGGVVPGSLVLVGGDPGIGKSTLLLQSASVMANRLSVLYVSAEESAQQVKLRWLRLGGESEGLQLLAETDLELVLEELEALQPDVAIIDSIQALHDANLSSAPGSVAQVRECAASLQRLAKRQNTALLLVGHVTKEGLLAGPKVLEHLVDAVLTFEGDRFASHRLLRAVKNRFGATHELGVFEMQGQGLVEVNNPSELFLSGDEASGVATIVACEGTRPLVVDLQALVSTTSYASPRRTATGIAVNRLHQILAVLEKHMGLPLSRFDCYLAVAGGLDVEEPGADLGVAAAVVASYRDLILPAGTVLLGELGLGGQLRPVGQLELRLQEAVRLGFRRAVVPKGCGLGTGEASLNLELHEAGSITEALVLALGVNPADHDA, from the coding sequence GTGTCCCGACCCGCTTCAATCTTTGTTTGTCAGAGCTGTGGTGCGCAGACTCGGCAGTTTTTTGGCCGCTGCAGCAGTTGCGGTAGCTGGAATTCTCTGGTCGAGCAAACCGCTCCGAAACACGACGGGCGGCGCAGACGTGCTCCTGCCGAGGCAGCAAAGGCTCCAGTGGCGCGACGTTCGACCGCTATGGCCGATCTGGGTGATCGGCCGATTCAACGTCTTGAGAGCGGCTACCCAGAATTAGATCGAGTATTGGGCGGTGGAGTTGTACCCGGTTCGCTGGTGCTTGTCGGGGGTGACCCAGGGATCGGTAAAAGCACGCTGCTGCTTCAAAGCGCTTCGGTCATGGCGAACCGTCTGTCCGTTCTCTATGTCAGCGCTGAGGAATCAGCTCAGCAAGTGAAGTTGCGCTGGTTGCGCTTGGGTGGAGAGAGCGAGGGGCTTCAACTGCTTGCCGAAACAGATCTCGAGTTGGTGTTGGAAGAGCTCGAGGCTCTGCAGCCCGATGTCGCCATCATCGACAGCATTCAGGCCCTGCATGACGCCAACCTGTCGAGCGCTCCGGGATCTGTTGCTCAAGTGCGGGAATGTGCCGCGTCTCTGCAGCGATTAGCCAAGCGTCAGAACACGGCTTTGCTGCTTGTCGGCCACGTGACCAAGGAGGGGCTGTTGGCAGGACCCAAGGTTCTCGAGCATTTGGTGGACGCCGTGCTCACCTTTGAGGGGGATCGTTTTGCGAGTCATCGACTTCTACGTGCCGTTAAAAATCGCTTTGGTGCCACCCATGAACTCGGCGTGTTCGAAATGCAGGGTCAAGGTCTTGTTGAGGTCAACAACCCGAGCGAGTTGTTTCTGAGTGGTGATGAGGCCAGTGGAGTCGCGACGATTGTTGCCTGTGAGGGCACCAGGCCTCTTGTGGTCGATCTCCAGGCCTTGGTCAGCACCACGAGCTATGCGAGTCCAAGACGCACGGCTACAGGGATTGCGGTCAATCGTTTGCATCAGATCCTGGCGGTGCTCGAAAAGCACATGGGCTTGCCGCTGTCACGTTTCGACTGCTACCTCGCTGTAGCTGGTGGCCTCGATGTAGAGGAGCCTGGGGCTGATTTGGGGGTGGCTGCTGCTGTTGTGGCGAGTTATCGCGATCTCATCTTGCCGGCAGGAACCGTCTTGCTCGGTGAACTGGGCCTTGGTGGGCAGCTCAGGCCTGTTGGGCAGTTGGAGTTGCGCTTGCAAGAGGCCGTCCGCCTTGGATTCAGACGAGCAGTTGTTCCTAAAGGGTGTGGACTCGGAACTGGGGAGGCCAGCTTGAACTTGGAGCTGCACGAAGCTGGCTCGATCACGGAAGCGCTTGTTCTAGCCCTTGGTGTGAATCCTGCTGATCACGACGCATGA
- the rpaB gene encoding response regulator transcription factor RpaB, translating to MTATAASKETILVVDDEASIRRILETRLSMIGYNVVTACDGTEALESFEQCNPDLVVLDVMMPKLDGYGVCQELRKESDVPIVMLTALGDVADRITGLELGADDYVVKPFSPKELEARIRCVLRRVEKEQIAGIPNSGVIQVADLRIDTNKRQVFRADERIRLTGMEFSLLELLVGRSGEPFSRGEILKDVWGYTPERHVDTRVVDVHISRLRSKLEDDPANPELILTARGTGYLFQRIIDSVAPEGS from the coding sequence ATGACGGCCACAGCCGCCAGCAAGGAAACCATTCTCGTTGTCGACGACGAGGCGAGTATTCGACGCATTCTGGAAACCCGCCTGTCGATGATTGGTTACAACGTTGTAACCGCTTGCGATGGCACGGAAGCTCTCGAAAGCTTTGAACAGTGCAATCCAGATCTGGTGGTCTTGGACGTGATGATGCCAAAGCTTGACGGCTATGGGGTCTGCCAAGAATTACGCAAGGAGTCGGATGTTCCGATCGTGATGCTCACCGCCTTGGGTGACGTTGCAGACAGGATTACCGGGCTTGAGCTGGGTGCTGACGACTATGTCGTTAAACCGTTTAGTCCCAAAGAGCTTGAAGCAAGAATCCGCTGCGTTCTGCGCCGGGTAGAGAAAGAACAGATCGCTGGAATCCCCAATTCTGGAGTGATTCAAGTCGCAGATTTACGGATCGACACTAATAAGCGTCAAGTGTTCCGTGCAGATGAACGGATCCGCCTCACCGGAATGGAGTTCAGCCTCCTAGAACTGCTCGTAGGTCGCTCTGGCGAACCATTCAGCCGCGGTGAAATTTTGAAGGATGTGTGGGGATATACACCTGAGCGTCACGTGGACACCCGGGTCGTGGATGTTCATATCTCACGGCTTCGCTCCAAACTCGAAGACGATCCGGCCAATCCCGAGCTGATCCTGACGGCTCGGGGAACCGGTTACTTGTTCCAGCGCATCATCGATTCCGTTGCACCCGAAGGATCCTGA
- the plsX gene encoding phosphate acyltransferase PlsX: MHPKDPEFSPAEEARSRPRRSKAVRRLVIWYRRNSAVTSLVDTATTSASAAGNVAESVGSMAGSVVTNAGSMAGQMLQPVMDPLRRLQTTEVGDDGLIKDSDRLWVAVDGMGGDHSPGEILEGSLQAIDRLPLRIRFVGETNRVMEAAEASGLTEPLNHAINAGHLELIPSGPSVEMHEEATVVRRKRDASVNVAMDLVKRGDALAIYSAGNSGAVMASAIFRLGRLAGIDRPAIGALFPTKDPGQPVLVLDVGANMDCKPAYMHQFALLGNIYSRDVLQVDRPRIGLLNIGEEECKGNELALRTHELLRDETRLHFAGNCEGRDVLSGEFDVVVCDGFTGNVLLKFLESVGSVLLGVLRAELPRGRRGKVGSAFLRSNLKRIKKRLDHAEHGGALLLGVNGICVIGHGSSKALSVVSALRLAHSAASHGVMDDLAELSKPAPLKS, translated from the coding sequence TTGCACCCGAAGGATCCTGAATTCAGCCCGGCCGAAGAAGCCCGGAGCAGACCACGCCGATCAAAGGCGGTGAGAAGACTTGTGATTTGGTATCGGCGCAATAGCGCCGTGACCAGTCTCGTCGACACCGCCACCACCTCTGCCAGCGCTGCGGGCAACGTTGCTGAATCGGTCGGATCGATGGCAGGAAGCGTTGTCACTAACGCCGGAAGCATGGCGGGGCAAATGCTCCAACCGGTGATGGACCCGCTGCGCCGCTTGCAAACCACAGAGGTCGGTGATGACGGACTCATCAAGGACAGTGATCGCCTTTGGGTAGCGGTCGATGGAATGGGTGGAGATCATTCCCCTGGGGAGATCCTGGAGGGTTCTCTGCAAGCGATCGATCGGCTGCCCTTGCGAATCCGCTTTGTCGGCGAAACCAACCGGGTCATGGAGGCTGCTGAGGCCTCTGGACTCACAGAACCGCTCAACCACGCGATCAACGCAGGCCACCTAGAGCTGATCCCCAGCGGACCTTCCGTGGAAATGCATGAGGAAGCCACTGTTGTGCGCCGGAAGCGTGATGCCAGCGTCAATGTCGCCATGGATCTAGTGAAGCGCGGAGACGCCTTGGCGATTTACTCCGCGGGAAATTCTGGCGCTGTGATGGCTTCTGCCATCTTTCGCCTTGGTCGCCTTGCCGGGATCGATCGACCCGCCATTGGAGCGCTGTTCCCCACCAAGGACCCAGGCCAGCCTGTGCTGGTCCTTGATGTGGGAGCAAACATGGACTGCAAGCCTGCCTACATGCATCAATTTGCTTTGCTCGGAAACATCTATTCCCGAGATGTTCTCCAAGTCGATCGCCCGCGCATTGGCTTGCTCAACATTGGCGAAGAGGAATGCAAAGGAAATGAACTCGCTCTACGCACCCATGAATTACTTCGAGACGAAACCCGTCTTCATTTCGCAGGAAATTGCGAGGGAAGAGATGTTCTGTCCGGTGAATTTGATGTGGTGGTTTGCGATGGCTTCACTGGAAATGTGCTGCTGAAATTCCTTGAATCGGTCGGCAGTGTTCTGCTCGGCGTTCTCAGAGCTGAATTACCGAGGGGACGGCGCGGCAAAGTTGGCTCAGCTTTCCTGCGCAGCAATCTCAAACGGATCAAGAAACGGCTCGATCACGCCGAACACGGCGGTGCACTTCTCCTTGGTGTGAATGGGATTTGTGTCATCGGCCATGGAAGCAGCAAAGCCCTATCCGTCGTGAGCGCTCTGCGCTTGGCTCACTCCGCTGCAAGTCATGGCGTGATGGACGATCTCGCCGAACTCAGCAAGCCAGCACCACTCAAAAGCTGA
- a CDS encoding beta-ketoacyl-ACP synthase III: MALVASGSAQANQTISNADLSERVQTSDEWIRTRTGIQSRRVSTPDESLNDLAIRAGQQALAMAHWEPESLDLVLLATSTPDDLFGSAPRVQAGLNAHNAVAFDLTAACSGFLFALVTAAQYLRTGAMQRVLVIGADQLSRFVDWDDRSTCVLFGDGAGAVALEATSAESDGLLGFKLRSDGSRGHSLTLPQIPTSLPLVNTTRHQCGGYLPIQMNGQEVYKFAVREVPAILKELLEQTATTPDQLDWLLLHQANQRILDAVADRFSIPHSKVLSNLANYGNTSASTIPLMLDEAVRDGRVAPGHLLASSGFGAGLSWGAALLRWQGPA, translated from the coding sequence ATGGCTCTGGTCGCAAGTGGCAGCGCCCAGGCGAACCAAACCATCAGCAATGCTGACCTCAGCGAGCGGGTGCAGACCAGTGACGAATGGATTCGCACACGCACCGGCATTCAGTCTCGGCGCGTCAGCACTCCAGATGAATCGCTCAATGATCTGGCTATCCGTGCTGGGCAACAGGCCCTGGCGATGGCCCATTGGGAGCCTGAAAGCCTCGACCTGGTGTTACTAGCCACCTCCACCCCTGACGACCTGTTTGGATCAGCACCAAGAGTTCAGGCCGGATTAAACGCGCACAACGCCGTGGCCTTTGACCTCACGGCGGCCTGCAGCGGCTTTCTCTTCGCGCTCGTGACAGCCGCCCAATACCTGCGCACAGGCGCCATGCAACGGGTGCTCGTGATCGGCGCCGACCAGTTGAGCCGCTTTGTCGACTGGGACGACAGAAGCACGTGCGTGCTCTTCGGTGACGGGGCTGGCGCCGTTGCCCTCGAAGCCACCTCTGCAGAATCCGATGGCTTATTGGGTTTCAAGTTGCGCAGCGACGGCAGCCGCGGCCATTCGCTGACCTTGCCGCAGATCCCCACCAGTCTTCCTCTGGTCAACACCACCCGTCATCAATGCGGCGGCTATCTGCCGATTCAAATGAATGGACAAGAGGTGTACAAATTTGCCGTGCGCGAAGTGCCAGCCATCCTCAAGGAGCTTCTAGAGCAAACAGCCACAACCCCTGACCAACTGGACTGGCTGCTGCTTCATCAAGCCAACCAGCGCATTTTGGATGCCGTAGCGGATCGATTTTCAATTCCTCACTCCAAGGTCTTGAGCAACTTGGCGAACTACGGCAACACCTCTGCCTCCACGATCCCGCTCATGCTTGACGAAGCCGTACGCGACGGCCGCGTGGCACCTGGTCACCTGTTAGCGAGTAGTGGCTTTGGAGCTGGCCTCAGTTGGGGGGCTGCATTGTTGCGTTGGCAAGGTCCCGCCTAG
- the fabD gene encoding ACP S-malonyltransferase — protein MTIAWVFPGQGSQKSGMASPVLTLPGAEERFALASSLLGRDLLAICQGEADTQADPADLNDTRNTQPALFVVESLIVDELRRQEREPAFVAGHSLGELVALYAAGVFDVTTGLALMQRRSELMAAAGGGAMTAVIGFDRDQLESLVYNTDGVVIANDNSAAQVVISGTPEAVTSVSEQLTCKRAIPLAVSGAFHSPLMAEAAAAFQVHLEGLAFEDARVPVLSNTDPTPCSDASQLKQRLCKQMTTGVRWRETMETLTSKGVDTLVEVGPGNVLSGLAKRAMSGVTTVQLSSSADLGL, from the coding sequence ATGACGATTGCCTGGGTGTTCCCCGGTCAGGGGTCTCAGAAGTCGGGCATGGCTTCGCCCGTGCTGACCCTTCCCGGAGCGGAAGAAAGATTTGCACTTGCTTCCAGTCTGCTTGGCAGAGATTTGCTGGCGATCTGCCAAGGGGAAGCCGATACGCAAGCCGATCCCGCCGATCTCAACGACACACGCAACACCCAGCCAGCGCTCTTCGTCGTTGAAAGCCTGATTGTGGATGAACTCCGCAGACAGGAGCGCGAGCCAGCGTTTGTGGCTGGCCACAGTCTCGGAGAACTCGTAGCGCTGTATGCCGCTGGTGTGTTTGATGTAACGACAGGCCTTGCGTTGATGCAGCGGCGCTCAGAGCTCATGGCAGCCGCTGGAGGCGGAGCGATGACTGCCGTGATCGGCTTTGACCGCGATCAGCTTGAAAGCCTTGTCTACAACACCGATGGCGTGGTGATCGCCAATGACAACAGCGCTGCGCAGGTCGTGATCTCAGGAACCCCGGAGGCCGTGACAAGCGTGAGTGAGCAACTCACCTGCAAACGCGCGATTCCCCTCGCCGTGTCAGGAGCTTTCCACTCACCCTTGATGGCAGAAGCGGCTGCAGCATTTCAGGTCCATCTGGAGGGCCTGGCTTTCGAAGATGCTCGCGTTCCTGTCCTGAGCAACACCGATCCAACCCCATGCAGTGACGCCTCTCAACTGAAGCAACGTTTGTGTAAGCAGATGACCACAGGTGTTCGCTGGAGAGAAACCATGGAAACGCTGACATCGAAGGGGGTCGACACCTTGGTCGAAGTGGGACCAGGGAATGTGCTTAGTGGCCTAGCCAAAAGGGCCATGAGTGGTGTCACGACAGTCCAGCTCTCGAGCTCGGCTGATTTAGGTCTCTAA